The Sinomicrobium kalidii region AGGAATAAAAAGTGATCCCGAAGCGCCCGGTTTTGAAAGGATTGTGATGAAACCCGCTTTTCCGGACGGACTCGATCATGTCGATGCATCCTATCAATCCGTACGAGGCCTGATAAAAAGCAGCTGGAAGAAAAAGGGGAGCAGGTTGGAATGGCAGATCACCATCCCTCCGAATACTACCGCAGAGGTCTACCTCCCCGGGAATAATGCCGAAAAGGTAAAACTGGACAACAGGAGACTGGATCGTGCCGGGATACCTTTTGAGAAGGAGCGAAGCAGGCTGGTCCTGCAACTCGGACCGGGAGATCATAGGTTTAACGTAAACTGAAATCACTAAAACTGTTCGGGATAGTGCAGGATGCTTCCCCCAGCAGTTCATCGTATTTTAATCCACAAATTATTGGTTGCTGAACGAAGTCGAAGCATCCATCAAAAAAAAGGAAATATGAAAACACTCAAATTAGGAATAGCATTTTGTATAGCACTTACACTCAGTAATTGCAAAACCAAGCCCTCCCCGGATGAAGCGACCTGGAAAGAGGGAATTGTCACGGATGAATTTATTTACGAAGAAGCTCCGTATCCTTCCTGTCACGCCGCTACCATAGCCGAAACACCCGAAGGACTCGTTGCCGCATGGTTCGGCGGAACCCATGAACGCCATCCCGATGTGGGGATCTGGGTGAGCAGAAACAAGGATGGAGCGTGGGATACCCCGGTAGAAGTGGCCAACGGGGTCATTAATGATACCCTGCGTTACCCTACATGGAATCCCGTACTGTATCAGGTACCGGACGGGGACCTGATGCTGTTCTATAAAATAGGGCCTCATCCCTCTAAATGGTGGGGTATGCTGACCACTTCATCCGACGGGGGAGAAACCTGGTCAGAACCCGAAAATTTGCCCGAAGGCTATATCGGCCCGGTAAAGAACAAACCGGTTTTACTGGAAAACGGTGACCTGGTGTGCCCGTCCAGTACCGAAGGCGACGGTTGGCGTGTACACATGGAGATCACCCCCGATTTCGGAGAGACCTGGAGCATGACCGACTCCATTTCAAGGGGACCGGAAAAGATCAATGCCATCCAGCCCAGTATTCTTAACCACGGCGACGGAAAATTACAGATCATTTGCCGTACCCGGAACAGGGCATTGGGAACATCATGGTCGGAAGATTACGGCAAAACCTGGTCGACCATGGAATTGATGAACCTTCCGAACAACAATTCCGGTACGGATGCCGTGACCCTTCAGGACGGAAGGCATCTGCTGGTCTATAACCACGTATTACCCCCGGGTGAAAAGGTCAAGGGCCCCAGAACCCC contains the following coding sequences:
- a CDS encoding sialidase family protein, with translation MKTLKLGIAFCIALTLSNCKTKPSPDEATWKEGIVTDEFIYEEAPYPSCHAATIAETPEGLVAAWFGGTHERHPDVGIWVSRNKDGAWDTPVEVANGVINDTLRYPTWNPVLYQVPDGDLMLFYKIGPHPSKWWGMLTTSSDGGETWSEPENLPEGYIGPVKNKPVLLENGDLVCPSSTEGDGWRVHMEITPDFGETWSMTDSISRGPEKINAIQPSILNHGDGKLQIICRTRNRALGTSWSEDYGKTWSTMELMNLPNNNSGTDAVTLQDGRHLLVYNHVLPPGEKVKGPRTPLHVSLSDDGVNWEASLILEDSEISQYSYPSVIQGSDGMIHIVYTWRRERIKYVKIDPDKMISYPIENGVWPGTGTQEEEVAEAKN